The DNA sequence TGCCGATTAAAGTGCATGTGATCATTTACTTTTGAAGCGCTCAATAGACTAGCATTCACAGAAGAGTAAGTGCACCAAAAAGCATTCCATTTAGAAATGTGTAATTCAAGTGCATTTCCCTGAGTATAAATAGAATAGAACATCTGAGTAATAATTATATAAACTCTGTAAAATATTTCATAGTAGGAAATACAAGCCAATAAAACAGAATATTTTATATTAAAATACAGTTAAACAGTGGCCGACAGTCATGGATCAGCATCACGGACAGTATTTATCCCTTAGTATAAACTGGATTCATCAACGCATAATTACAAAAGGATTATCAAACTTCAATATAAAATATAGATACATTTACTGTATAATAAAATCAGCATAGATTACATTTGCACTCATTCAAGCGGTCCCCAATTTCCTCCCGCTTGGCcataactagggttgcaaaatttctGGAACGTTCAATCATTTCCCTGGCTTTTCAGAAGTCCTGATTGGAGGActccagatttcctgcttattccctgattccaggaatcctccaaccgggattttgggaaaaccagggaatttattgaaagttgcAGGAATTTTCCAACCCTAGCCATAATTGATGTTTGAAGATCTGAAGGATCTGgataagtatatatatatatatatatatatatatatatatatatatatatatatatatatatatatatatatatatatatgtgaagttttcaccatattgcttacaccttaCAAATCTACACACATCAAAGTGTTAGGACCAAGGGGGTGGGGTAGTGGGCAGATTGGGACCTATCACAGGATGACGGTGTCACAGGACAAGGAGGATAGATTGTCCTAGCCAGGATAAGGAGGGCATTACagcatagaaatataatttatAGAATGgacatccccattcaagtcaatgtacTAACAATGGGTGGACTGGCCGCCATATTACGTGTACCCATGCCTTTACCAGTCAAATTCCAGTGTGCCAAGTGGCCGTCCATTCTATAGACTATATTTCTATATAGTACAGTCACTAGTCACTCTTCTTATTGCTCTCCGTTTCAGTGCTTTCCGGTTGCTCTTTGGCCTTCTTCGGGGAGCCCTTTCCCCTCTTGTGTGCAGCAATCTTGGACGGGGAGCCAGGGGCTGTGCCGTTCAGGCTCTCACAGGCCTCGTTGATGCTCTTCTTAGTGGCTGTGGACGGCTTCTTCACTACAAGGGTCTCAGTCTCCGTGGTGAGGGTGGTATATGAGGATGGTGATGGACCAGCGAAGAATGTGCTGTATACGACAGACTCGATGGGAGCAAAGGGTGAGGAAGAGGAGCCGGTCAGCATCATCCTTgtctggaaaaaaaaaaaaaaaaaaaaaaaaaaagagagtgATGGAAGGATTTAGAAGAATGGAGACACAGGGTGGAGTGATGAGAATACACTGACAACTACAAAAATGACTAATGGAGGTAAACAGATTCTTAAATCAGATTAAATGCAACTTTAGTGAGTTGACCGGTGAACCCCAAATTAACATTTGAGAGAGTTCTGAAAACCTGTGCTTAGATTCAGAGTCGAGAGCAGGAGACCTCGGTGTGAGAGGATTGAGAAAGAATGACGCAACAAGATGAAAACGATACAAAAATCTTCTGCTGGGGCAACACTAAGACTAATGTTGAGTCATAGCTAATGATAAAGGTAGGTCATTCAAATAACATGACGAACACTACCATTTAATGCTGTAAGAATGTTGTTTGATTTCCATAAAAATGATGTCTTGGCTGTTTTCCCAGACGAATAAATCTATTCCTGTGTTTAAAAAAACACTTTCAGCTGAGATTGTCCTATTGAGTATGCTTTATTAGTTCATGTCTAGGCTTGATCTGGGTCCGATAAACATACGAGTCCTATagtgttagggttggggttgaggCTAGGTCAGTGACTGACCTTGTTGACGACGGTGAAGCCAGTGTAGATCAGCATGAGGTGCTGTTTCTGGACAGGAAGGTACTGGTTCTGCTGCAGGGCAAACAGCACCGCTCCTATCAAGGTGACCTTAGTGGGGCTGCGCAAACACAAAGGttaaaggtcagaggtcaactCGGATGTCATGACTTCACCATTGTGGTTCTGAACAGATTGTGAGTCACAGCGGGTAGGCATTCAGGATCCCCTCTTCGCTCTCCCGTATCAGAATAGGGAGACGCCACTAGACAGACATCATCACACAACAACAGATCAAAGTCAAAGCCAacacagtcagccagccagcgaCAGATCTGTCACTCAGTGAGTCTCCAATTACATCACTGGGTTTCTGTGCACAACATCATACAGAGTCAAGTACAAGCACTGTTAGAGGAGACTTACTAGGTCATCTTAAGAAGCTCGTTGGTCTCTGGCTTCCAGACTCCTCGTACCAGCTGCTCAAAGTTACTGATCAGACCCCCTCCAGCacctaaagagaaagagagaagtagACGCTGTGTAATTGTCCTCTGGGTTGTTACAGTAGCCTGTacagcctgatcccagatctgtttgtgcagtCTTGCCAGCTCCAGTGgtctgtttggcatgacaatgaccatatgagtttgctatacagcacaaacaaatCTTGGAGCAGTCTAGTTGCATTATACTCTTTTGGTCCAGTACTTAGTCTAAAAAGTCAACTCAATGAGTTTGTTTGCTGCTAAATAAATACTAAGAATGTAATGTGTGTAAAGGCTTCCGGGCTTCATTTACAGGATCACAATTAAGTGTCAAATCAACCTCATGTTATGTAGAAACATTTGTAAGGACCAAAGCTCAGGACGTTAACGACGACAACAGTAACGGCTTTGATATCCATTACATTTCTCAAACCTGTCTTATGAATGACTACCTACAAGGCTTTACTTTCCAAATTGATTTGCACACAACGTACCCAcggggcaaaaactggttgagtcAATGCtctttccacgtcatttcaacgacAGAAATccatgtgatgacgttgaatcaacgtgggaaactgattggatttgcagaaagtcatcaacgtaagggaatttggTATTTTTTTCACCCAGCCTTTAACCATGACATGGTGAATGTGTTGTTGAATTtaagttagttgacaactcaaccgggtgtaaatcaaaactagatgtcgAGTACACTTcatgaatgggagagagagagcgttttatgcatctgtgtgtgtgtgtgtatatgggcaTATTTCACATGCTTGTCTGTATTCACACAGTGGTACCTTAGCATAGCGTATAGTGGCCAGAGGTTGTCACAATCTCTATGGTTATCAGACTGTATGCTTGTGCGGATTGCATTCACAATAGATGCCTACTGTACCTTTAGCCCATCCTATAGCGATCATCACCAGCAGGCCATCCTTGTACTTGCTGTGTGCCTGAGCCACACCCCCCAGGACCTTCCATGTGCGGGTCACCTCCTTCATACCCGTCAGCACCAGACGCAGGGGGAAGAGGGCGGTACAGGAGTACACCACGTCCTGGGGGCAGTAGAACACCAGGTACCTggaatacacacgcacacagggaaggcaggcacacacacggaCAGGAATGCACGCACATATGCATCCAAGCCAGGACTCACACAGAAatgtacacacaaacagacaTTTGAGAATTAGCTCCGTTTACATTCAGTTTACTGTAGTAAACCCCCAGCTATACTGTCTGTTAACAGCAGTCTTCCATTTAGCCAGCAGAGGGCGGAATTTTACCCAATTCTTCCCACAAACCACAGCCATGCAATGTCCATTCAGGAAGTAGTGAGTAAAATATTACAGCAAAACACCTTGCTGCTCCAATCCACATCATTATAACGGAGATAAAACATAAAAAGCTTTTCGTCGAACATGTATGAAATCGTGAGCCCGGGGTAGGCTGTCTGtagtgtgcgtgtttgttttctCAATGATGACATAAATAACAGCATTTtaagcctttatttaactaggcaagtcagttaacaacaatttcttatttacaatgacggcctaccccggccaactgtgcactgccctatgggactcccaatcacagctgaaTGTgacgcagcctggatttgaaccagggactgcagtgatgcctcttgcactgagatgcagtgcccctgtgccactcgggagcaccCAGTATATATTACCTTCACCGTACTTGAACAATTACAtattctagcctggtcccagatccgtttgtgccgtcttgccaaATCCCATGGTCAACATTGCCATGCGAAACATATACagcacaaatagatctgggaGCAGGACTGGCTAATTGGTCCATTCCTGTGTGGTCATTTACCCACTTATTTGCATATTCTGTTACACAAGTGTATGTTATCAAAACACCCATAGGCCTACTGAAATCCACAAGGTAACTAAAATTGAAtttaaagtggtaaatgatcttaGACCCAACCCGGATGCCAAACAGCTCTGTCCTTGTAATCTTAGATTTAAGTGCTGCATTCGACACGGTTGACCATAATGTCCTTCAggacagactggagaggtgggttggtCTCTCCTGTTaagttctaaattggtttaggacctatttaaccAGTTGAGAGTTTGTCAcccttggtgaacataactcagagaaaatatatatatcacatgTGGAGTTCCACAAGGTTCGATTTTGGGTCTGGTACTATATACGTTACCCCCGTCGCAGCATTATgagaaagcacattttcaatgctacgcagacgatacacaactttacatttctgtgtcaccagaggattttagctccacaAATAAACgattagactgtattagtgatttaaatacttggatggcaCACAagttcctccagctaaatcaagacaagaccgagagacttgttggagccaaagcacagagagggAATCTGGccgcacattttacatttacaggtAATAAAGACTAGGATTTTAGATTCTGAATTAAATTTCAAAATCAAACATTGGGAATGTGAACAAAAtagcttttttccccctcacctgaggaacattgccaaggtgtggccgtttctctctcaggctgatacagagagactcatccatgcttttattagaagcaggcttgactactgtaatgctctcctgtctggtcttcccaagaaagccattggtcaactgctaaacatacagaatgctgcagcacgggtactgaccagGACCAGACGGAGAGCACGCATTACAccaggtctctgcactggctgcatgtgagttttagaattaatTTTAAGATTATTCTATTGGTTTCTAAATCCATCTacaattgtgcaccccaatacatgtcagacatgcttttaagttatgtacccagtaggtccctcaggtcctctgtcATTGGCCTTTTAAAATCTTAGGGCTAggcatcccgctagcgggacaacttccggtgaaactggagggcgcgcaattcaaataaataatcataaacattatggatattaaacatttaggagcataca is a window from the Salmo trutta chromosome 23, fSalTru1.1, whole genome shotgun sequence genome containing:
- the tmem38b gene encoding trimeric intracellular cation channel type B isoform X2; amino-acid sequence: MLYCFGGGILSGFMMAEAPIAFLSNSTSVLMASVIWYLVFYCPQDVVYSCTALFPLRLVLTGMKEVTRTWKVLGGVAQAHSKYKDGLLVMIAIGWAKGAGGGLISNFEQLVRGVWKPETNELLKMTYPTKVTLIGAVLFALQQNQYLPVQKQHLMLIYTGFTVVNKTRMMLTGSSSSPFAPIESVVYSTFFAGPSPSSYTTLTTETETLVVKKPSTATKKSINEACESLNGTAPGSPSKIAAHKRGKGSPKKAKEQPESTETESNKKSD
- the tmem38b gene encoding trimeric intracellular cation channel type B isoform X1, whose protein sequence is MDLFGVLNLDEVSHGLAGLSMFPYFDTAHYIVSVMALREQPGALEVARRSPFACWFSSMLYCFGGGILSGFMMAEAPIAFLSNSTSVLMASVIWYLVFYCPQDVVYSCTALFPLRLVLTGMKEVTRTWKVLGGVAQAHSKYKDGLLVMIAIGWAKGAGGGLISNFEQLVRGVWKPETNELLKMTYPTKVTLIGAVLFALQQNQYLPVQKQHLMLIYTGFTVVNKTRMMLTGSSSSPFAPIESVVYSTFFAGPSPSSYTTLTTETETLVVKKPSTATKKSINEACESLNGTAPGSPSKIAAHKRGKGSPKKAKEQPESTETESNKKSD